TATCCAGGACATGGATTTCAGTACCTCTGTCCCTCTGTAGAAGCTGTATCTGCAGTGCCTCACTCCTATGCGTTTTGAGTAAGAGCAGCTCAAACCATCTTTGCCAGCTGGTAGCTGAAGAGTTCAGTTCTGTAGAGAACAGAGCTGACACTATCAATGTGATCTGGGAGCCATGTGCACTGAGCTGATGGGAGACTTCCCTCACCCGGAGGGACAAGGCAGATTAACACTCAGGCAGTCCTGCCTGCCCGTGACCAGAGTGCTCTGTGCTCTAaccagcacacagcccaggaTAAAAACTCTCACCTCTCTGATGTACAGGCTAAAGAGTAAAGGGCTggagttttgttgttgctgtttttaactCTGGGaattaatctgttttaaaaaggaCTGTCTCTGGCTGAACAGGGCTCATAAGTAACAGAACGTCCTCACAGACAAGACTCACGTAAGAAAAGAGGGGACAGCTACTGCAGAGTGTTTCCAGTTACACTAGCATGGATAAAGTTGAGAACTCAGCATTCCCTCTGCTTCCAGCCGCAGCAAACCAACCCCAGAAAACCTGTAGAAAGCCAGAAGAGCTGCCTGCACCCCTGTCCTGCTGAGCTTATCCCCACTTCTCCCCCCCAAGGCAGCAGAAGGCTTAGAAGAGACTTGCCTTGGACATTGCTCTTGCTCAGCCTGCATGTTTCTGTCAGTGGGCTTCCACTCCTGCTCTGTCCTTCTACAATGCCAGGATCTCTTTCCTGCCATGACAGCCCATGCTCTGGTTGGGCAGAGGCTCCGTCCAGGGAACTGAAACCTGCCTCGGCACCTCCTGGAAAAGCCCTGATCAGAGCTCTAAAGCCCAACAGGGAGAATCAGAGAAGTGCAGCACCAAGAAACAATTTAGGGTTTGAGTATTCCTGGCCAATACTGTGCTTTGTGCACGGGGAGATCTACTCTAAAGAGCCAGAGATGTGGGAACTGACacaaagggagaaagggaacaGAGAAATTGGGCTGACAGCCAAAGGAACAGAAGGGCCCATCCTGGGCTGGAGCTAAGAGCCAAATGCCTCTCCCTCCAGCAGCCACTGATTCCCTGTGAGCGCAGCAGTGTTGCTGGTCAGTCCTGCCCTGTCAGGCACATCACACTCCGCAGCTCTCCTCTGTCTGTGCTAAGAGTTAAAAATactgcaggaaacaaaaatagGACAGAAGCTGCTGCCCAAACAGTGCTCTTATCTCTGCCCAGCAGATCCATCGCTTTTCCCAGCACTGAGACAGAAAGAGctggggagagggagaaaggttGTATCCCAGGGGAAGGGGAAGTGCCAAGTCTGCCGGGCTGCGCTCAGCCATGTACTGTGACATTCCTGTCACACTGACCTACACAGCCCCCCTGCCAcctcctgctctctgcagcagcctgtCTGGTCAGGCAGCTTGTGAGATCTCTGGTACAGGCGTTAGAAACGGACCTTTTCCCCAGGAGAAGCTCAGACAGAAATGTGGGCTGTTACTGGGCTTTCAGACCTGagtgtttctctctctccaaaGCAGACCCAGCCaagaactgcagctgctgcagcgaTCCTCAGTGCAGGCACTGGAGACTGAACAGCTGAATAACCAGAGATGCCATGAGATACCTTCACCCAGGCTCTGCCAGGCCCTGTGCTTCCAGCTGGGGTGCTCCTGCCAACCCCTCCAGGCTGCTGAGAGCATGGCTGGCAGGCTGCAGAGGTGCTCACTCCCATCATCCCTCCTCCTCACAGGCCGTCCTCTACAACTCATGCTCTCTGCTGGAAAGACACAGCTGAAGGCAGTGGAAGCTGTTTCTTTTAACACACCTTGAGAGACTCGGTTCCCTGGTGCTCAGTGCAAAGATCTGGAGTTTCTTGGTAGGAATAACAAACCTAATCAACTGATTggaaaaagccaaacaaaataaCCTGGGCAGACAACCAGCAGGTCAGTGCACACAGagccccccagccctgcacttTGGGCAGCACAGCTTGAACTCCCAGGGAGGAATGGCTGCCTTAACAACAACTGTGCTGGCCCCAGACAAGGGGAGCGGGGGAGGGGGCACAGCACCTCAGTCAGGAGTAAACATTTACGTGCATTGACACAGATACTCTTCAAGTTCCTACGCCAGAGAAACCAGGACTTAAAATACCAGAGCATTCCCAAACAAGAGGTTAGTACACGGGAAAGGgaaatctgtttctttgtttttctttctttctttaggaTGCCTTAGAGACGCCCTGGGCtattttcccttaaaaaaataattcaaaaataattcaaaaaaaaagagaaaaaaaagaaagcatttaaaaaaacaaaacaaaacaaaaaccacatcAGTAAACAGTTAATTAAGTGAACAACCTTCTTCACAAACCAGCTGACTGCAAAGACAGCATTGCTGCTAATAAATTAGAGGATGCGAGTGCAGCTCTTGCCCACAAGTCTCTATACAATGGGAAACCTCTTTTCAAACATCCACAGCTCTTGGCAGGCCTCAGATGGTCGCTGGGGGTTCCCTTTGCCCTCCAAGTACCTCCATCTCACTGAtcctgcatctgctgctgcatctTCTGCAGCATCTCTTGCATCCGCCGCAGCTGCACGAGACAGAGAAGAGACGATCAACCAGGAGCCCACGATGGTGGGAGGCAGGAGTGGGAAGCCCCAGGAGAGCCTCTGTGGGGCAGTCCTGGAGGAACATGTCAGATCCCAGCACTAAGAAGGCCCAGGCAGAAATGGTTCTCACCTCCTCATCCTTCATCTTGATCAGTTTCTCCGTCTCAGTGTCTGGTGTTGGGAGAGGCAGGATAGGAATGGGGCTTTCTATCCTGTTGTCCTGAGTCAGCTTGCTAGAGACAGAGGACAAAATGCAGTCAGTTATGGCTCAGGCCGGCTTTGCTGTCAGCACCTGATGGCTGTCACTCCCAAAGGCAGTCAGCCACATACACCGCCTGTGGGGCAATGCAGCAAAGACGTGTAGGATGCATTCAAGTGCAAAACAAGAGTACAGCCAACAAAGGTCCTCAAAATAGAAGTTCACGGGTAACTACCAGAGAAAACTCAGTCTGGGCTAACACTGAGGAATAACAAGTATAcggaaaaaaggaagatgacTTTGCAAAGTCGGAGGAGCCCtttgcagaaaagcaggaatTCAAATTAGCACTTTCGGGCTTCCACCACTTGGAGTCACTGTTTGCCCCTTACTGAACCAATTCCAGCTCTGGAGTTCGGTACATCCCCCTCCAACGTTTCTCTCAAGAAACCTTATCCCACTGGCAGAAATGGCCGCAGTGTTTTTCCAAGACTCCACTGCTAAGGGACCGTCTGCTGCGTGAGAAATAGCATCAAAATCTGAAGCATCTCTTTAGCTAAGCTACTGCTTTTTCATCACTCCGCTCTTTTAACAGATACATTGCCTGTCAAAATAGCAACTGTGACACTTCTCACAGACCTCTAGCATTTCAGATACCTATTTTGGGACTACTGGGCTATTAGGCTGGATGTATTTCAGCCAGTGATAGGGACAGCTCTACTCAAGAGCTTTTCTCTCCAGGCCTATTTGCCAAGATCCATGCAGGAATCATCGAGCAGGAACAAGGATTCTCAGCAACATCCCCGCTGTGGACTCAGGCTGTGGGAGACGAGCTTGGATTTGCTATTTTACATTCCAGTGCCATTTCCCATACAAACTCTGAGAGTAGCCCCAGCTCCACAGAGAGCAAGATACCTCCTAAGCAAAGCAGTAGGGACCCACCTGGTCATTTGCTGGATGCACTGAGCCCGGTAGTTCTCATAGTGGACATCACAAGTGACATCCTTCAGGTCATGCATGTGTGTTCGGATCAGCATATTCCGCAGCTTCACGAAGTCGCAGTGTGCCTGATTTTCCACTACAGAAGCAAGAACAGGTGAGCACTTGGACATCACAGCTCACCAGCTCCATTCAGACTGCTGTTACCACAGATGGCCAGGACCCAGGCAGCCCTGGGGACTCTGGGGGGAAGTGCTGCACTTGGTAGCTGTGTGCTTGATGTGACAATCTCCATTTACCTCTGCAAAGAACTGGGGGAAGCTTTGACAAACCTCAACTCTGCCAATTACCAGCACAATTACCAATTACCAGGTACAGCCCACTCCGGAGCCAGCAagagagcagagccagcagctgggcATCCCAAGCAGCTGGCACCATCCCACAAGCAAACATACAGAATTCTGGGATTGCAAGTTGCAAGACCATAGAGCAACATGCCTGCACAGGGCTGTCAGCAATAGCAGCAAAAGCCATTCCAAGGTTATTAGGGACTTCATGACATTTCTCCCTTTAGAAGAGGGAGCACAGTTAGAAACAAATGCATTACGTGGCACTGCGCTTACCTTCCACAATGCCCCATGGGTACAGCCGTCCACGGACTCGCTGGCCTTTAGCCTCCACCACTGTGTTGCTGCCAATGACAGCAAAAGGAGCACTCTCCTGGAAAGAGAGGTGACGCCGAGCTTGTGGCTGTCAGTGGATCCCTCCTCCAAGAGCCAAACTCAGGCAGAGAACAcgaggaggaagggaaagacaGTGACACCCACACATTAATGGGACACCAGCATCACTTCACAGGACTTTGGCACACAAAGGACAGCTCTGGATCCTCCCAGAGAACCAACATACCCAAGAGCCAGACTTCCCAGTTCCTCACTGAACTGGTTCCTTACCTTCAACTCTCTGTCTTGCTGCTTGAACTCCTCATCTTCATCAGAGTCGCATTCAGGAAACTGGTACACTTTAATGCCAAATTTGTCAATCTCTTCCCGGATCTGAGTCCatgcaaaacaagaacaaaaggatGCCCCACTGAACAATACAGAAATGATGGGTTTAATAACCATGGATTTGCTGTTGCTTACAGCAAATGGGGAAGAGATTTGATGCTTCCTGTAGAACTGGCCTCCCCGAAGACATGACTTCCATTCTCACAGGTCTGACATAGCACTGCTGCAATTCCATCTGCAGATActacacacacacgcacacacagacacacactcACAAAAACTTCTACACTGTCTATCTATATTTACACATTTACTGTTCTCCTTTCTGAGCACATCCCTGCCACCACATCAGGTATATCCCTGTGGTAGAAGACCACCTCACCCTCTCTTTTAGCTTCCGGATCTCTGAGGGGATCAGGCAGTCAGCTTTGGCAATCAGGGGTACAATGTTAACCTTCTCATGAAGAGCCTTCATGAACTCGACATCCACGggcctcagcctgcagcagggatgaggAGGGACCAGGTTAGCAAGGACACAATAAGCAGCTCCCCCCTCCAGCCTCTTCTACTTCACCCACCACTcccaaaaagggaaaaggacaATACTGTCCCAAGTCTGGGGCAGCCCTCTGCTAGGGCTGCACTGTCAGGAAATCTCTCAGACTTCAGATGCCGAACTTTTCAAGCAGACAGAGGCTGAGCATTCCCCTTACAGACTAAATATTGCCCAGGTCACAGCCCTGGCCTCCCACCAGCTGTCCTCTATCGTAGGAAGTCAGCACGTCCCCTGCAGCTGTTCCGGACTAGGCTGGCACATAAGCCAGCAAGGCCTGGCAGGGATCAAAGGCAACTTAAAACTCTCTTTCCTACCCCTCAGTCAGGCTCAGGTAGATAGGAAGATACAAAACTGTGTATCATCATTTCTCCTGATTTCAGAACCAGACTGCAGACCTGAGGGAGATCAGCTCTGTCAGCTTATGGGCAATCTGTCCTgtcagagaggagaaaggaggcTATGTTCATCAAGGGGCAGCAGCTGGGTGGTTCTCCATCTGCACCAACAGCCAGACAGCAAATGACCAACTGAAGGGCAACCCAGGGGCACAAAGGTCTTCCCTCTAGCCTGAGTcacaccccatccctggagcgGGGTCTCACCCATGTCCAAAGGGTGAGATGAAGTAGAGGCAGCAATGCACTCGGTTGTCCTGGATGTTCTTTCGGTTCAGGCCGCTCTCATCACGGAAGTACTGCTCAAACTGCTGGTCGATGTAGTCAGTGATGGGCTTCCAGCTGAGAAGGACAATTCAATCAAAACCAAACCATGTGTGTAACAGAATGCAGTCCCTAGGGTCTAAGATGTATCATCCCATTCCCACTGCCAGAGCCCCTTGCAGTGATGCATCCACAGTGtcatattgacagcaacattacaaaaccatgacacacagaaaacagatgtgGTTCAAGTGGCAGCCTGCTCACCATTCGGTGTTATTAACAGCATCTCCAAAGCCTGGTGTGTCCACTATGGTCAGCTTCAGCTTGACACCCTTCTCCTCAATGTCCACCGTGTGCTTGACAATCTCCACTGTCTGGTTGATTCTCTCTTTGAACAGCAACACATGAGTTAAAGCCCTGCAGTAATGGTGGGGATCCCAACCCACACCCACAACAGGCTGGCTCCCCCCTCATCACTGAGCACAGGCAGTCACAGGGGTTTCAGAAAACCCTGATCATACTCTAAGGAGCCTCAGGGGAGGGGTGGTAAGGgaggctggcagcaggcagaccTATGACAAGACACAGAAGCTGTCATACTGCTTGTAGCCCAGCTGTTCCAAACATTTTGTCCAGTCACGTGGAAAGGGGAATCTCTACTGCACTCCAGCATCCAAGAACAAAAGAACTCGGCATCTCATCCCAAAGGGCtagtgctgttctgcagccttGTCATGGCATTGAAGAACCCTGCGGACAAACCCTTTTTGCTCAAATACCAGTGCCTTGACAGCCAGCAAAGGAGACCACAGCAACAAAGGCCTGGGCTGTGATGCAGCCACGCCTGTAGCTGCTATTGAAGCAAGGAGCCAAAGTACTGGGCCCTAGGACAGGGTAGCCCTGTGGATACAAGGTCCCATTTACCCCCCTTTGTCCCCAACTTACCCTCTGCATTGAGGAGCTTTCTGTCTTTGTACAGATCTGTCAGGAACAGGCTATTCACGAGCGTGGATTTGCCCAGACCCGACTCTCCTAATTGACAAAGtgcaaagggaaggagggaaaagcaAGCAACGTGACCCACTAATTGACTTACAAATCAAACTCTGAGCAAGGCTTTGAATCCTGAGCCAGAGGAAGCGAGATATGAGCTGTCAAGAGCTGATTATGGCTATTACATTTTTCCAGCAGTGGGAGGACTTTTCTGCAAGATGTCTCAATCCTTGTAaaaatgtgcccttgcagctttctgcaccctcccttctcttttctccctcagtCCCCATCCAGCCCTACCATCACCACCCAAACCAACCCCACAGGAGGAGAAGCTACACTCAGCATCCCCACCACGGGCAGCCTCACCTGCAACCATCAGGGTGAAGTCGAAACCCTTCTTCACAGATTTCCGGTGGACCTGGTTTGGCAGAGTGGCAAAGCCCACGTACTGCTTCTCATGGTCCTGCAGGGCAGAGACGGACAGAAGCAGGTCAGGGTGTGCCACCACTCCTGCTCAAACAACAGGGAGTTGCattcagaagagctgaaaagcCCCGAGACAGAGCCAAGGGGTGGAGGAGAGGTGGGTCCCTGCGTTGGCAGTGGTGTGAGGCAGTGCACGCACATCCTCAAGACTCAGGGACCTCTCCCAAGTCGCAGCC
This sequence is a window from Excalfactoria chinensis isolate bCotChi1 chromosome 16, bCotChi1.hap2, whole genome shotgun sequence. Protein-coding genes within it:
- the SEPTIN5 gene encoding septin-5 isoform X6, with the translated sequence MVAGESGLGKSTLVNSLFLTDLYKDRKLLNAEERINQTVEIVKHTVDIEEKGVKLKLTIVDTPGFGDAVNNTECWKPITDYIDQQFEQYFRDESGLNRKNIQDNRVHCCLYFISPFGHGLRPVDVEFMKALHEKVNIVPLIAKADCLIPSEIRKLKERIREEIDKFGIKVYQFPECDSDEDEEFKQQDRELKESAPFAVIGSNTVVEAKGQRVRGRLYPWGIVEVENQAHCDFVKLRNMLIRTHMHDLKDVTCDVHYENYRAQCIQQMTSKLTQDNRIESPIPILPLPTPDTETEKLIKMKDEELRRMQEMLQKMQQQMQDQ
- the SEPTIN5 gene encoding septin-5 isoform X3 — its product is MQSGDIGRFSGSPFCVRRRSDHEKQYVGFATLPNQVHRKSVKKGFDFTLMVAGESGLGKSTLVNSLFLTDLYKDRKLLNAEERINQTVEIVKHTVDIEEKGVKLKLTIVDTPGFGDAVNNTECWKPITDYIDQQFEQYFRDESGLNRKNIQDNRVHCCLYFISPFGHGLRPVDVEFMKALHEKVNIVPLIAKADCLIPSEIRKLKERIREEIDKFGIKVYQFPECDSDEDEEFKQQDRELKESAPFAVIGSNTVVEAKGQRVRGRLYPWGIVEVENQAHCDFVKLRNMLIRTHMHDLKDVTCDVHYENYRAQCIQQMTSKLTQDNRIESPIPILPLPTPDTETEKLIKMKDEELRRMQEMLQKMQQQMQDQ
- the SEPTIN5 gene encoding septin-5 isoform X4; this encodes MSTGTRYKSKALGAGEAADHEKQYVGFATLPNQVHRKSVKKGFDFTLMVAGESGLGKSTLVNSLFLTDLYKDRKLLNAEERINQTVEIVKHTVDIEEKGVKLKLTIVDTPGFGDAVNNTECWKPITDYIDQQFEQYFRDESGLNRKNIQDNRVHCCLYFISPFGHGLRPVDVEFMKALHEKVNIVPLIAKADCLIPSEIRKLKERIREEIDKFGIKVYQFPECDSDEDEEFKQQDRELKESAPFAVIGSNTVVEAKGQRVRGRLYPWGIVEVENQAHCDFVKLRNMLIRTHMHDLKDVTCDVHYENYRAQCIQQMTSKLTQDNRIESPIPILPLPTPDTETEKLIKMKDEELRRMQEMLQKMQQQMQDQ
- the SEPTIN5 gene encoding septin-5 isoform X5; this encodes MLNMSAKRAEDHEKQYVGFATLPNQVHRKSVKKGFDFTLMVAGESGLGKSTLVNSLFLTDLYKDRKLLNAEERINQTVEIVKHTVDIEEKGVKLKLTIVDTPGFGDAVNNTECWKPITDYIDQQFEQYFRDESGLNRKNIQDNRVHCCLYFISPFGHGLRPVDVEFMKALHEKVNIVPLIAKADCLIPSEIRKLKERIREEIDKFGIKVYQFPECDSDEDEEFKQQDRELKESAPFAVIGSNTVVEAKGQRVRGRLYPWGIVEVENQAHCDFVKLRNMLIRTHMHDLKDVTCDVHYENYRAQCIQQMTSKLTQDNRIESPIPILPLPTPDTETEKLIKMKDEELRRMQEMLQKMQQQMQDQ
- the SEPTIN5 gene encoding septin-5 isoform X1 — encoded protein: MDSLVIQERLVERLLSPRTQAQRSHPAKLKDHEKQYVGFATLPNQVHRKSVKKGFDFTLMVAGESGLGKSTLVNSLFLTDLYKDRKLLNAEERINQTVEIVKHTVDIEEKGVKLKLTIVDTPGFGDAVNNTECWKPITDYIDQQFEQYFRDESGLNRKNIQDNRVHCCLYFISPFGHGLRPVDVEFMKALHEKVNIVPLIAKADCLIPSEIRKLKERIREEIDKFGIKVYQFPECDSDEDEEFKQQDRELKESAPFAVIGSNTVVEAKGQRVRGRLYPWGIVEVENQAHCDFVKLRNMLIRTHMHDLKDVTCDVHYENYRAQCIQQMTSKLTQDNRIESPIPILPLPTPDTETEKLIKMKDEELRRMQEMLQKMQQQMQDQ
- the SEPTIN5 gene encoding septin-5 isoform X2; translation: MVPEQPAAVREEPCEERRSGRKTDHEKQYVGFATLPNQVHRKSVKKGFDFTLMVAGESGLGKSTLVNSLFLTDLYKDRKLLNAEERINQTVEIVKHTVDIEEKGVKLKLTIVDTPGFGDAVNNTECWKPITDYIDQQFEQYFRDESGLNRKNIQDNRVHCCLYFISPFGHGLRPVDVEFMKALHEKVNIVPLIAKADCLIPSEIRKLKERIREEIDKFGIKVYQFPECDSDEDEEFKQQDRELKESAPFAVIGSNTVVEAKGQRVRGRLYPWGIVEVENQAHCDFVKLRNMLIRTHMHDLKDVTCDVHYENYRAQCIQQMTSKLTQDNRIESPIPILPLPTPDTETEKLIKMKDEELRRMQEMLQKMQQQMQDQ